From Pseudanabaena sp. PCC 6802, one genomic window encodes:
- a CDS encoding 30S ribosomal protein S1, whose translation MVNKTKTTANVSFTHEDFAALLDKYDYHFSPGDIVAGTVFSLEPRGALIDIGAKTAAYIPIQEMSINRIDQPEEVLQNNDTREFFILTDENEEGQLTLSIRRIEYMRAWERVRQLQQEDATVRSLIFATNRGGALVRIEGLRGFIPGSHISTRKVKEELVGEELPLKFLEVDEDRNRLVLSHRRALVERKMNKLEVGEVVVGVVRGIKPYGAFIDIGGVSGLLHISEISHDHIDTPHNVFNVNDEVKVMIIDLDAERGRISLSTKQLEAEAGDMVRDPQIVYAGAEEMAAKYREQMNTPPASMTVTIATELSLEEPVEA comes from the coding sequence ATGGTTAATAAGACAAAAACTACTGCCAATGTCAGCTTTACACACGAAGATTTTGCTGCCTTACTAGACAAATACGACTACCATTTCAGCCCCGGCGACATTGTAGCAGGCACAGTTTTTAGTCTTGAACCCAGAGGTGCTCTAATTGATATCGGCGCAAAAACTGCTGCCTATATCCCCATCCAGGAAATGTCGATCAACCGCATCGACCAGCCCGAAGAAGTATTGCAAAACAACGACACCCGCGAATTTTTCATTCTCACCGATGAAAACGAAGAAGGACAACTGACGCTGTCCATTCGCCGCATCGAATACATGCGTGCCTGGGAAAGAGTGCGCCAACTCCAACAGGAAGATGCTACCGTCCGTTCCTTAATTTTCGCCACCAACCGTGGTGGTGCCCTGGTCAGAATTGAGGGTCTGCGCGGGTTTATTCCTGGTTCCCACATCAGTACCCGCAAGGTCAAGGAAGAATTAGTTGGCGAAGAGTTACCCTTAAAATTCCTAGAAGTGGATGAAGACCGCAACCGCCTCGTTCTCAGCCACCGCCGCGCCCTTGTAGAGCGCAAGATGAACAAGCTTGAAGTTGGCGAAGTTGTAGTCGGCGTTGTGCGCGGTATCAAGCCCTACGGTGCCTTTATCGATATTGGTGGGGTCAGCGGCCTGTTGCACATCTCCGAAATCTCTCACGATCACATCGATACGCCGCATAACGTATTCAACGTCAACGACGAAGTCAAGGTCATGATTATCGACCTCGATGCAGAGCGCGGACGCATCTCGCTATCGACCAAGCAACTGGAAGCCGAGGCAGGTGATATGGTCAGAGATCCTCAGATTGTCTATGCTGGTGCCGAAGAAATGGCTGCCAAGTACAGAGAACAGATGAATACTCCTCCTGCCAGCATGACCGTGACGATCGCCACTGAACTTTCTTTAGAGGAACCTGTAGAGGCATAA